The DNA window TGGTCAATTATTGATGGATCCGAGAGAACGTCGCAGTAGCCCCCGACAGCCAATTAAACTCGCCGCCCAAATCGATGTGGGCAGCGGAGAGTCATTACCCTGCCAAATCGCAGACTTTTGCGCCGAAGGCCTCTACATCCGTTTTTCGGGCCAGACCTCTCTCAAACTCGGGAGTGTGTTTGAGCGGTCGGAGCCGGAAGAAGTTGTTGTGCGCTTTCGAGGCTTGGACAGCAACGTTCACCATGAGCTGCACGTTCGCCCTGCACGACGAATCGAACGTGCCATGGGGGTTTCCTTTGTCCGATCAAATCCAGAGGCCATCGAGGCGCTAATACGGCTGTGCGGCAGTGGTGACAACCAAAGCCGATCTTCACTGCAAGCGCCCAGCGATAGGGTTCAGTTTGTACTGCATCAATGTGCCCGTGCCATTACCCAGTTCATTGAACCGTTGATGGGTGCCTGTTTTGTAAACACTGTCGACGGATTAAAAGCGGCGGCTCAGAAAGCGTCAAGCGATCAGCTGGCGAATGAATACATGGATGCGGCGGGGCAAATCGAAGGTCGTCAGCGCATCTTGTGGCACCACATGGCCCGCAGCCTGGAGTCGCCCTTAAAGCCGGAGCAAAAAGGCGCTCCGGGGGCGCTATTGTCGGTTGTTGATAAAGACGAATTCGAAGATTGGCTGGCGGTTAAGGTCATGGTCACCCGGGCGGACACCTTGTACCGGGGCGATCTGCTTGAACTCAAGCTGCGGCTGGATCATTTGGGTATCTCCAATCGGACTGGCCATCACAATCCACTGGGGCCGGCGCTGGTCTGCGAAGCCTTTCATCATGCTTTGGTGCAGCTGAAGGTGAGTCGCGATGTGGAAAAAGTGTGTTTGAAAGTCTTTGAGCAAACGGTGATTCGCCAGTTAGCCCCGCTTTACCGTGAGCTGAATAACATCCTTATCAGGCACGGTGTATTGCCTGACCTCGATTTAACGAAATACCTCAGTGAACAAGCCGCGGAGGGGGTTACCTCCAAAACTCCGGAGCCTAAACCCGCGCGTGAAGGTGAGGATGAGGCGATAAAACCCTCGCCAGTCCGGCCAGAAGACAAAATCGAGTCGAAGGCTTCAGGTGAGTTCCGGGGGTATTCCAAATCTGCGCAGAATGCCTTTGCAACGGTTCGAAACCTGTTGTCATCCCTGAAGCGGAGCCGCTCTGCAGACGACGTGCCAGCATCAGAATCGTTCGAACCCGATGCCCGGCCACTGACCAGCAATGAGCTGAGCCAAGAACTGCAAGAGCTGCAGATACAGGCAGCTGATCTGAACGAGCCCGATGTTCCGCTTAAGGAACGCGTTGTGGCGAAAGTGAAAGGCAGCATTGAAAATGCGCGCTTGAACGAAGACAGCCAAGACGCACTGGATGTGGTGGATCGGTTTTTCCGCAGTGTGACCGAAAGCCCCAAACTCAGCCGTTTTGCTCAAGACAAGATGCGTCAATTGCAGGTGCCGGTGCTGAAAGTGGTGATGCGTGATCCCAGCTTTTTTGAGGATCAGGCCAGCCCTGTCCGCAGTGTGATGAACCGACTGGCACAGATTGGTGTAAAAGGCGCTCGTCCCAATCCTGTGGTGCAACGCAAGGTCGATGAGTTGGTGCAACGCATCGCGACCGACTTTGATAAGGATACGGTGATTTTTGACGAAGCTGTCGAGGAACTCGACAGCTTGATCGAACGACAAAACCTCGCCTACCGTCGCAACGTAGAGCGTGTAACGGCAGCCGCTCAGGGTTCCCAGAAGGTAGCCGAATCCAAAGCCGCAGTGGCCGCCGCACTGGATGCAAAACTGGGCGGCCGCAAGGTGCCCAAAGCGGTTGTCAGCCTGTTGGAAAGTGGGTGGCGCGATCTCTTGTCTCTGACCTGGATACGGCAGGGCGAAGAGGGGCAGCTGTGGCAGGATTATCTGGCCGTGATTGATTCGTTAATGGCCTATGCTGAAAGCCCCGGCAACAGCAGTAATTTGCCGGAACTTCTGCGCTTGATTCAGGACGGTTTGGCATCCATTTCCAGCAACCGTACACCGTCTTCCCAGATACGGGATGAGCTAAAACAGCTGATGGTTCGGCAGCCAGGCGAGCCTCTTGAGCTGGTTGAAGTGCCGAAGGCTCAGTCTGACAAACCTGCCAAGTCGGACGCGGGCGAGCGAGAAATGATAAGTCTTCAGCGTTGGGTCAATCGCGCCCAGCAATTGCAAGTCGGAGACTGGTTTAAAGATCAAAGTAAATCGGATGACCTGCATTACATCCGGCTGGTTTGGGTTGCAGATAACTTCTCGCGCTTTGTGTTTGTGAATCATCAGGGTATGCGTGTGGTCGAATTGGACGCCACCTCACTGGCGCGGAAAATGCGGGAAGGTGTTCTCATTCTGGACAGCCAGTACGAAAAGCCGTTGGTCGATGAAAGTATTGATCGCATGGTGCGGAATGTATACGACCAACTGTCTTGGGTCTCGACCCACGATGATTTGACGCATTTGTTGAACCGTCGTGAATTCGAACGATTGTTAGAACATCAACTCACGCGAGGTGAAGACACCCGCACGCTGCTGCATCTGGACCTGAAGGGCTTCCGGCTGCTGAACGATGTGGCGGGCCAGAAAGCCGCCGATGAAACCCTGAAACAGGTGGCTGACATACTGTGTAAACATGCAGATGAGGGCATGCCCGTGTCGCGGGTTGAGGGCACAGAATTCGCGATGCTGGTGCCGGATGACAAGGCGAGCGTAGTAGCCCAGTCGCTGGTTAGCGCCATCGAGGCGGCGGAATTCCGTTTCGATGGCAAAACCTATGAATTAACCGCCAATGTTGGCATCGTGCCGACGGTCGCTGCGGTGACCTCAGCCGAACGCTGGCTGAGAACATCCGAACAGGTACTGTCTGTCGCCCGTCGCGGCGGCGCAGGGCGTGTGTCTGTTTACAGTGAAGGTGGCGAAGATCAGGCGCGACAGGATCAGATAGCGGCCCGTGTTGCGAATCTTGGGGATCCTGCCGATGATCGAATGTTACTGCGGTGCCAGAAGATCATTCCGTTGCATCCGGAGGCCCGGATGTCGGTCGCCCAGTATGAAATCCTGATCAGTATGTACGATGATAACGGCGAGTTAGTGACCGGCCGCGACCTCGTGCGTATGGCAGAACGCTATGACCGAATGCAGGCGGTAGACCGTTGGGTTGTGGGTCATATGCTGGATTGGCTGCAGGAAAAAAAGCCCGGTGCCCGAGAGGTTGGCGGTATCTGTATTAATTTGTCTGGCCATTCGTTGAATGATCAGGCCCTGCTAGAATTTATTTACGAAAAGCTCAGTGAAAAAGACGCCCCCATCGAGCGCTTGTGGTTTGAGTTAACCGAAGCCTCGGCCATCCACGACGTGCCGGCCGTAGCCCGGTTTATCGGAGAAATGAAAGAACTTGGGTGCCGCTTCTGTCTGGGTAACTTTGGGACCGGTCCGAACGCTTATGACTTCATGCGCTCGCTGCCGATCGACCTGATCAAAATCGACAGTGCCTTTACTCATCAGCTGGCTACCAACGCCACTGACCAGGCCATGGTTAAATCAATGGTTGATATGGCGCATTTTATGGATCGGGAAGTTGTGGCCACTCAGGTTGAAACTCGTGAGGTTCTGGATAAGCTGGCGCAGTTGGGCGTGGACTATGCTCAGGGCTTTGTTATCGAAAAGCCTAAATTACTAACCAGTTTGATCTGACCCTCAGGAATTCTGCTTTTATGTCTAAGCGCCACCCGATTATTGCGGTGACCGGCTCCTCCGGTGCCGGCACCAGTACCACTGGTCAGATTTTTGCGCGATTGTTTGCCCGAGAAGACATCAATGCCGCGATGGTCAGTGGTGACAGCTTTCACCGTTATACCCGTGAGCAGATGGCGCGCCTGGCGGCGAAAGGCCAGTTTGGTGAGCGCAACCATTTCGCCCTTGCTGCCAACCACATCGACCGGCTTGAAGCCCTAATGTATGACTACAGTCACACGGGCAATGGTCGATGCCGCCAGTACGTCCACGATGAAGATCACGAGCTGATTACAGCCGGCCATAAGCCAGGCACCTTTACGCCTTGGAGTTCATTGCCGGCGGACACCGATGTGCTGTTTTACGAAGGATTGCACGGCGGAGTGGTGAGCGAAAACTTCAACCTGGTCCAGTATGTGGATCTGTTGATCGGCGTCGTGCCCATCGTAAACCTGGAATGGATTCAGAAGATCAACCGGGATACCAACAAACGCGGATACAGTCCCGAAGCCGTTGTGGAAACCATCATTAACCGTATGGATGACTACGTAAAAGACATCGTGCCGCAATTCTCTCACACCCATATCAACTTTCAGCGTGTACCGTTGGTGGATACATCCAACCCGTTCATCGCTCGAGAAGTGCCGAGTGAAGATGAAAGCATGATCGTGATTCACTTTCGTGAAGTCACGGATGTGGACTTCAGCTGGTTGCTGCAGGCGATTCCCCAAAGCCGTTTGTCCCGGCACGACACCTTGGTGATCCCGGGAACGAAAATGCCACTGGCTATGGATTTGATTGTGCGCCCCATGGTTCAGAGGCTAATGGCCGGCAAGGCGTTTGCCTGAGAGGCAGCTGAGAATAGCTGCCTCTCAAAGTAATTATTCCACGTTGCGGGAATAGAAAATTTCCAGCATCTCCCGGCGTAGCCGGTCTTCGATGGACTTGGCTTCGGCAGGATCGAGCTCTTCTGCGTTGGTGCCAAACACGTAATTATCCAGGTTGAACTCTTTCAACATCATCTTCGTGTGGAACAGGTTCTCCTGATACACGTTTACGTCGATCATCTGATAGGCGTTCTGGGTGTCTTCCGTGAGGTAGTTCTGAATCGAATTGATGTCGTGGTCGATGTAGTGCTTGGTGCCATCGATGTCGCGGGTAAAACCACGCACCCGGTAATCGACGGTGACCACGTCAGAATCGAAGCTGTGAATCAGGTAGTTCAACACCTTCAGCGGTGAAATCAAACCACAGGTAGACACATCGATATCAGCACGGAAGGTGCTCACACCGTCGTGAGGGTGGCTTTCCGGATAGGTGTGAACCGTCACGTGGCTTTTGTCCAGGTGCGCCACAATGGTATCGGGCAATGGGCCGGGCGATTCGTCGTAATTCTCTTCGCAGTCGTCTACGTCGTGCTCGGCAATCAGCATGGTGACCGACGCACCGTGGGGCTCGTAATCTTGACGGGCAATATTAAGAACGTTCGCGCCAATGATTTTCACAACGTCAGTCAGGATCTGAGTCAAACGCTCGGCGTTATACATCTCGTCGATGTAATCGATGTATGCTTCACGTTGCTCGTTGGTCTGCGCGTAACAGATGTCGTAGATGTTGAAGCTTAGTGATTTGGTCAGATTGTTAAAACCGTGCAACTGGAGTTTTGATTCCATGCTCAGCCCCTCCGGTGATTGGAGATGAATGGTGACAGGGTGAGGTTAGTCCCCCTACCGAGGCCGCCACCGACTACTGACCAGGCAAACATGTTGTTCACCTTTTGCGCAGACCGGCGGAGAAAGGTGCGTATTATGCATACGGCTTATGTCGATGAATAGTGTTTGCAAGGACTTTTTTTAAGCACCTGAATACGCCCCGAAAAGCTACGGTTCGCGGGGCTTTACGAACTTATTCCGCCGCTCGAATTTCGAAGCTGTGGGTGATCTCCACTCCGGCTGCGCCCAGCATAATAGAGGCCGAGCAATACTTGTCGGCAGACAAGCTAACCGCTCGTTCTACCTGCTTTTCTTTCAAGTTGTGACCGGTCACAACGAAATGCAGATGAATTTTGGTGAAAATCGCTGGCACGGCATCGGCCCGCTCTGCTTCCAGTTCGGCATGGCAGGCTGTCACGTTTTGTCGGCTTTTTTGCAAAATGGACATGACGTCAAACGAAGAACAACCGCCGACACCCATGAGCAACATTTCCATGGGGCGCGGCCCAAGATTCTGCCCGCCGAGGTCGGGTGGCCCGTCCATTTGTACGCTGTGGCCGGTGCCGCTGGTGGCTTTGAAACTAACATTGCCGGTCCAGTCTACCGTTGCTTTCATTTGTTCTTCTCCCATGTTGAATCGGTAATGAGAAGGGATGCTAGCACAGACTTTCAGAAATCCACGCCTTTGCATGCCAGTTGCCCCTGAGCAACCATCTTGTTATAAGTTGCGTGGATAAATAGATAATCCCGTAACCTGCAGGGAAATGCAGGGATATAACAAAGATCAGGATCGGCAATACGCTGAGGAGGCACATCTCGCATTATGGCTACTATCATCAAGCCGGTTGAGCAGAAAACCAAACATCTGGATTACTTTCTTTCCCAATGCCATCGCCGGCGTTACCCAGCCAAAAGCACCATTATTTATGCGGGCGACAAAAGTGACTCCCTCTTCTACATCGTAAAAGGGTCGGTAACCGTCATTATTGAAGACGACGATGGCCGCGAAATGATTATGGCCTACCTGAACACCGGCGATTTTTTCGGTGAGATGGGGCTGTTCGACAACATGGATTCGCGCAGTGCTTGGGTCAAAGCCAAAACCGAATGCGAGGTGGCTGAAATAAGCTACACCAAATTCCGTGAAATCGCCCAGCAAGATCCCCGGGTTCTGTATTTCATTGGTGAGCAGATGGCCTCTCGCTTGCGCCAAACCACCCGTAAAGTGGGTGACCTGGCGTTCCTGGACGTGACCGGTCGGGTAGCGCGCACGCTGTTGGATTTGTGCAAAGAGCCCGATGCCATGACTCACCCAGACGGCATGCAGATTAAGATCACTCGTCAGGAAATCGGCCGCATTGTCGGTTGCTCCCGCGAGATGGTGGGCCGAGTACTGAAAACGCTGGAAGAGCAAGGTCTGGTGCAGGTGAAAGGGAAAACCATGGTGGTCTACGGCACCCGTTAATGGGCATCTGTAGAGCTTAGAAAAAACCGCTGCCTCGCAGCGGTTTTTTTATGGGCGCTAGTCTGCCAAAGCGACCGATTTGATCTGCAGCCACACGGCCAGCCCGGGAGAAAGCCGAAGCTGGTGTACCGAGCGGGAGGTCAACCGCGCTAAAAACGGAGTATCCCCTGCCAACAGACGAACCAGACTGGTGCCCGGCATGACCTCCCGGGCAATGTGATCGACCGTTGCCGGCAGCAGGTTCTGAATACTTTGGTTCCGCTGTTCCTGCAAAGCAATACTGACGTCCCGAGCTAACACCTGAACACGCACCGACATGCCAGCGTGGAGGTGATCGTGATGACGCAGCCAAAGCTCACCGCCATCGAACACCACTCGGCACAATTGCCAGCGGTCATCCACTTCCGCTATTTCTCCATTGAGAATCACGCCAGCGTCTTCTTCCAGCCGGAACGGGTGATCCGTTCGCGCCAAGGTTTCCTGAAGCGGTCCGTGGGCAACCACACGCCCGTGTTCCATCATCACAATGTGATCGGCCAGCCGCGCCACTTCGGCGGTGGAATGGGAAACGTAAAGCACCGGGATCTCGAGCGTGTCTCGCATGCGCTCGAGGTACGGCAAAATGTCCAGTTTACTTTGCTGGTCCAGCGCCGACAGCGGCTCGTCCATTAATAGCAAACGGGGACTGGTCAGGAGAGCTCGTCCGATGGCCACGCGCTGGCGTTCACCGCCAGAAAGTCCTGCGGGCATGCGCTTCAGCAGCGGCGACAGGCCGAGCCAGTCATAGACTTGCTCCGGGCTAATCTTGCGTTGTTCGGCCGGCACCCGTCGGTAGCCGTACAGCAGGTTTTTGCGAACCGACAAATGCGGAAACAGGCTGGTGTCTTGAAATACATAAGCCAAAGGCCGACGATGCACCGGCCAACTGTTGCTGGCGGTTTGCCAAGGCTCGCCCAAAACCGAAAGCTGTCCTTGGGCGGCCTGTAAGCCGGCAATGCATCGCAACAGGGTGGTCTTGCCGCATCCGGAATGACCAAAAATGGCGGTAATGCCGGAGCCAGGCAGGTTGAGGTCAACATCCATGGCGAACTTATCGAAGTGGCACTGAAATCGGGCCTGAATAGTGTCCGGATGGCTCATCGAACCACTCCCGGCTGGAGACGCCCGTTCAGGGTATACAGGGTGACGAGTACGACAAAAGAAAACACCAGCATGCCGGCAGAGAGCCAATGCGCCTGCGTGTATTCCAGTGCTTCCACGTGATCGAAAATGGCCACCGATAACACCTTGGTTTCACTGGGAATGCTGCCGCCAATCATCAAAATAACGCCGAATTCACCAATGGTATGGGCGAAACTCAGCACCGCGGCGGTCAGAAAGCCCGGGCGCGCTAACGGGATGGCGATGGATAGAAAGCGATCCCAAGCCGAGGCGCGTAGCGTGGCGGCAGCTTCCAGCAGGTTCTCGTTCAAACTCAGAAAGGCATTTTGTAAGGGTTGCACGGTAAAAGGTAGGGAGTAGATCACCGATGCCACCACCAAACCTTCAAAGGTAAAAGGCAATAGCCCCAAGCCAAGGCTTTCGGTCAACTGGCCAATGGCTCCATCGGGGCCCATCACGATCAGCAAATAAAAGCCCAGTACGGTCGGCGGTAACACCAGCGGCAGCGCCACAATCGCGGCAATGGGTTGGCGAAGCCAGTGTTGAGTGCGGGCCAGCCACCACGCAATAGGAGTGCCGATTAACAGCAGCAACACCGTGGTGATGCCCGCCAGTTTCAATGTTAGCCAAACGGCCTGCCATTCCGGGCCCATGAAATCTCCGCCGGTTCAGTGAGTGGACTGTAGCGGGATATCGTACCCGTCTTCGCGGATGATCGCCTGTGCTTTTGAGCCATTTAGAAATGCCATCCAGGCATGAGCCGCAGGGTTTTGGTGGCCTCGATTAAGCAAAATTACATGCTGACTGATCGGGTTGTGCAGTGTTTTGGGTACCTGCCAGGCAACGCCTTCGGCTCCTTTGTAGGCACGCACTTGGGCTTGAGCCACGAAGCCGGCACGAGCATTGCCAGTGGCGATAAACTGGAAGGTTTGCGCGATGGAGTCGCCGCTGACCAGTTTTGGTGTGAGTGACTCGGCCAGCCCGAGATTCTCCAGAACCTCGATTGCGGCGATGCCATAGGGGGCGGTTTTGGGATTGCCGATCGCCAGACGCTGAGGCTGGCTGTTCAGGTATTGCTGGCCATCCCGAAACAGATTCGGGTCGCGGCTCCAAAGCACCAGCCGGCCCTCGGCATAAGGAATCTGCGAACTGACTACGGCCAAGTCTTTGTCGGCCAGCAAGCGAGGGCGCTCAGCATCGGCAGCCATAAATACATCGTAGGGCGCGCCGTGCTGGACTTGCGCATACAGCTTGCCAGTGGATCCATAGCTGGCGTGCACTTGATGCCCGGTTTGCTGTTCGAAGAGTGTGATCAATTTCGCCATGGTGCCGGTAAAGTTCGCGGCCACGGCAACCGTGGTTTGTTCGGCCCGGGCCTGCCCGGCGGGCAGAAACAGACAGGCCGTGATCAGGCCGACAAAGGCTCGGCGCATGCGGTTTGAACGGTCGGAATACACTGCAGCAGGTGTTGCCATACATCCTCGGCGTTGAGTTCGTTGAGCATCTCGTGGCGGCCGCCGTCAAAAAGCCGGAAAGTCACTTTCTGAATGCCGGCGTCTCGAATGGCTTGAAAATGCAGGCGGATACCCTTGCCCATTTCACCGACCGGGTCGTTGCTGCCGGAAAACAGATGTACGGGTAGATCTTTGCGCCAGAATGCCGGGTTGATGGTGAGCATGCCGCCGAGGAAATCATGCCACAGCCCGGTGCTGCATTCGAATCCGCACAACGGGTCAGCCAGATATTGATCCACTTGCTGTTCATCCCGGCTTAGCCAGTCGCATTCGGTTCGGTTGGGCCGGAGCATGCGATTGAATTTCCCAAAGGTCAGGTTGGCAATCAGTTTGCTTTGGTGGCGTTTGCCGCAAACCCGCTTGATCAGCCCGATAAGCGAGCGTGAAGGAATCAATTCTGCTTTGTTGATGCGGTTGGATGCGCTCAGTATCAGCGCATCAATAGAGCCCCCATGCTGCTGTGCATAACTTTGGGCGATGAACGAGCCCATGCTGTGGCCCAGAACACTCAGGGGCAGCTCAGGAAAAATGCTTTTAGCGTGGCCAACAACGAGGCCCAGATCGCTAATTACCTTGGCCCAGCCCTCATTGTCGGCATAGTGGCCGAGGCTGTCCGGGGTGCAATCGGGGCCGTGGCCCCGATGGTGATAGCTGATCACGGCAATCTGATGTTTGCTCAGCCACTGCGCAAGCCCGGCATAACGGTTGCCGTGCTCGGCCATACCGTGGCTGATCACCAGACAGGCAAGGGGCAATTCGGGCTGAAACAGAGTACCGGTAAGCTGGTAGCCGTCAGCGGCGGTCAGGTTCAGAGTGTGCTGGTTCATAATTCTTAACCGGTTCCTGTGCAACCGGGCGTTGCCACTCCGGCGGTTTCCACAAATGTTTTAAACGAGAGCTTAGACTGCCGGGTTTGCCCATGTCGCGGAACATATCCACATATTCGTGAGTCCACAGTACCAGCAGGTTGTTTGAATATACTTGGCGGGGAATGCCGTAAGTCGGCGGCAGATCGTCACTTTCGGGCACGAAACTGTTAAACAAGCGATCCCAAATGATCAACACTCCGCCATAGTTTCGGTCGATGTACTGCTGATTTCGCCCGTGATGGGCACGATGATGGCTGGGCGTGTTGAACACAAATTCCACGGCTGCCGGCAGGCGATGGATCAAGGTGGTGTGGATAAAAAACTGATACACCAGCGACAGCGCGTAGGCTACACCAATCCACACCGGATTGAAGCCCAGCAAGGCCATGGGTAGGTAAAACGCCCAGTTACCGTTAAAGATATTGGTCGCGCTCTGGCGCATGGCAGTAGAAAAGTTCAGACGCTCGGAGGAATGGTGTACCACATGGGCGGCCCAGAACCAGCGAATTCGATGGCTGGAACGGTGCATCCAGTAATAGCAGAAATCCACACCAATGAAGGTCAGCACCGCTGTAAAAGCATTCAGTTCGATGTCGAACAGGCGGTAGTGGTAACACAGCGCATACACCGGAAAGGCAATCATCCCGGCAAACAGCAGCTCAGTGGTTTGATAACCCGCACCTAGCATGAAATTGCGGATCGCCTCGGGCACATCCATCAGCTTCGGGTTGTGGCGGATTTTCAGATATTCCCAAACTGCCACGGCAATGAAGATCGGTGTGGCGACCACAAAAATCAGCTGTCGCTCATCCAATGCCAACCAGGGGGCCAGCGTCTCCCAAAGCGCGAGCAGTCCGCTGCTCTCAAGCACCGAGTGCATCATATCGATCAGAGCCATAACAAAAGCCATGTTGGTTATTATTCAGCTTGTATCATGGCACGTGCTCGGTTTTTTCAGATGTCTTATAGCGCCATTGTGAGTAGCGCTTTGCGACAGCCTGTCTGGTTAGCGGTTGTTGCGGTACATCTCCGCAACGGGCGCGACTATGTCCTTCCATTCCGCTAGCACGGTCTGAACGGGTTTCGGAATTTTCGCGGGCTTGGGCCAAGGCACCGGATACTGCTCGGGCTGGAACAGCGGAGCCAGCAAAGCGCCCGCGGTCAGATCCGCACGAGAGAACTGGTCTCCGACGAGGTAAGGCTGTTGGCTATACACTTCGGCGAGTTCGGTGAGCACCGTTTCGAGCGTTTGCTGAGAAGCGTCTGCCGTGGTCTGGTTGATCTTCATCCACTTGCGCATGATGTCATCAACCCGGCTGAAGGCGAGGCTCAGCATGATCTTGTTGTAGAACGGGGTGCCAGCGGCCAGAAGCGGAATCACCACCTTCGGGCGTTGCAGGAAATAATGGTAAACCCAGGTTCGAATGGCCGAGCCGGCCAGGTCATCCAGTTTCTTCTCCCAAGCCAGCACGTCTGCCCGCACTTCCGGTGATTCGGGCGTCAGGGGGCGTTCGGGAAAGGTTTCATCCAGGTAGTCCAAAATAGCGGAAGAGCCTTGAATAATGTGCCCGTTGTGGTCCAGTACCGGCACCGACGACTCGGCTTTGGTCAATTGTTTGATGGTTTTAATGTGCTGGCCGGGCAGCAAATTCACCGTTTGATAGCTGATGCCTTTGTAATCCAGCGCCCAGCGTATCTTTTCGGCGTAGTGTGAAATGCAAAACTGATAGAGTTTAATGGCCATGTGAACGCTTCCGTGAAATGTTTGGCCAAGATTACCCGTACTGTCAGCTAATTCCCATGCTAGGAAAGGCAACCGCCGAGTTTGGCCAGCCAACTGACAGGATGGTCATGGTGAAAACCGGAAGGAATCACTAAACTAGCTTGCTACAGTCTGTCATGCCAGAGGATGTCTTTATGTTGTTGCGTCGCGCCCTGTCTGTTTCTGCTGTCATTGCAGCAGGTCTAGCCGTCTCAGCCTGTGCCACCAAACCCGAAGTGAAAAGTTTGTCAGACTACGGGGTATACCAATGTGGTCAGCTAGATTTGAAAGTAACCGGAGTGGACGAAAGCGGGCTTCTTGGCATCGAATACCTGAACCGACGTGTGCTGCTGAAACCGTCTCCGACTGATGAAGGCGCACTTTACGTAGCGCCGGGAGACACCCAGACTCGATTCTGGGCCAAAGGTGAGCGTGCCACTCTCACTCTGAAAGGCGATGCCTTGCCTGAGTGCCTCGAGCCGGGTGCAATCGAATCTTCGTTTAAGGCTATGGGCACAGAGCCGAACTGGTCGGCTGAAATCGAAAACAACCAAGTGGACCTGACTCTGCCCTACGATGGTGAGGTGTTGGAGGGCGTATGGCTGCGTGAGACCGTTGCTAACCGTCACGGGCGCGTTTATGAAGGCAAAGTCGATGAACGCAAAATCGAAGTGTCAGTGGCTCATCAGCTGTGCGAGAACCCCATGTCTGGCGCCCAGTATCCGGCGCAAGTGCGCCTGACGGTGGATGGCAATACGTTTGAAGGGTGTGGCGGTGATCGTGAGCGGCTGTTCCAGGGCGCAGAGTGGGTAGTGGATGATCTGGCCGGCGACGGCATCATTGATCGTTCCATGATGACGATCCGTTTCCA is part of the Marinobacter sp. JH2 genome and encodes:
- a CDS encoding glutathione S-transferase family protein, which translates into the protein MAIKLYQFCISHYAEKIRWALDYKGISYQTVNLLPGQHIKTIKQLTKAESSVPVLDHNGHIIQGSSAILDYLDETFPERPLTPESPEVRADVLAWEKKLDDLAGSAIRTWVYHYFLQRPKVVIPLLAAGTPFYNKIMLSLAFSRVDDIMRKWMKINQTTADASQQTLETVLTELAEVYSQQPYLVGDQFSRADLTAGALLAPLFQPEQYPVPWPKPAKIPKPVQTVLAEWKDIVAPVAEMYRNNR
- a CDS encoding alpha/beta hydrolase; translation: MNQHTLNLTAADGYQLTGTLFQPELPLACLVISHGMAEHGNRYAGLAQWLSKHQIAVISYHHRGHGPDCTPDSLGHYADNEGWAKVISDLGLVVGHAKSIFPELPLSVLGHSMGSFIAQSYAQQHGGSIDALILSASNRINKAELIPSRSLIGLIKRVCGKRHQSKLIANLTFGKFNRMLRPNRTECDWLSRDEQQVDQYLADPLCGFECSTGLWHDFLGGMLTINPAFWRKDLPVHLFSGSNDPVGEMGKGIRLHFQAIRDAGIQKVTFRLFDGGRHEMLNELNAEDVWQHLLQCIPTVQTACAEPLSA
- a CDS encoding META domain-containing protein, with the protein product MLLRRALSVSAVIAAGLAVSACATKPEVKSLSDYGVYQCGQLDLKVTGVDESGLLGIEYLNRRVLLKPSPTDEGALYVAPGDTQTRFWAKGERATLTLKGDALPECLEPGAIESSFKAMGTEPNWSAEIENNQVDLTLPYDGEVLEGVWLRETVANRHGRVYEGKVDERKIEVSVAHQLCENPMSGAQYPAQVRLTVDGNTFEGCGGDRERLFQGAEWVVDDLAGDGIIDRSMMTIRFHDENRISGRASCNRYMGSYSLTGENLTFGQMGSTMMACHDSLMNQERKFLTLMSEVVSGHIGRHGELLLKTQSGDTIKAFKSDIENP
- the modA gene encoding molybdate ABC transporter substrate-binding protein translates to MATPAAVYSDRSNRMRRAFVGLITACLFLPAGQARAEQTTVAVAANFTGTMAKLITLFEQQTGHQVHASYGSTGKLYAQVQHGAPYDVFMAADAERPRLLADKDLAVVSSQIPYAEGRLVLWSRDPNLFRDGQQYLNSQPQRLAIGNPKTAPYGIAAIEVLENLGLAESLTPKLVSGDSIAQTFQFIATGNARAGFVAQAQVRAYKGAEGVAWQVPKTLHNPISQHVILLNRGHQNPAAHAWMAFLNGSKAQAIIREDGYDIPLQSTH
- a CDS encoding sterol desaturase family protein, coding for MALIDMMHSVLESSGLLALWETLAPWLALDERQLIFVVATPIFIAVAVWEYLKIRHNPKLMDVPEAIRNFMLGAGYQTTELLFAGMIAFPVYALCYHYRLFDIELNAFTAVLTFIGVDFCYYWMHRSSHRIRWFWAAHVVHHSSERLNFSTAMRQSATNIFNGNWAFYLPMALLGFNPVWIGVAYALSLVYQFFIHTTLIHRLPAAVEFVFNTPSHHRAHHGRNQQYIDRNYGGVLIIWDRLFNSFVPESDDLPPTYGIPRQVYSNNLLVLWTHEYVDMFRDMGKPGSLSSRLKHLWKPPEWQRPVAQEPVKNYEPAHSEPDRR
- the modB gene encoding molybdate ABC transporter permease subunit, whose product is MGPEWQAVWLTLKLAGITTVLLLLIGTPIAWWLARTQHWLRQPIAAIVALPLVLPPTVLGFYLLIVMGPDGAIGQLTESLGLGLLPFTFEGLVVASVIYSLPFTVQPLQNAFLSLNENLLEAAATLRASAWDRFLSIAIPLARPGFLTAAVLSFAHTIGEFGVILMIGGSIPSETKVLSVAIFDHVEALEYTQAHWLSAGMLVFSFVVLVTLYTLNGRLQPGVVR